The stretch of DNA GGACCGGCATTACCGGAGATGGCTTTTATCGCTGGTATTTTCTTGATCCCAAAACAGGTGATATCGGCGAGCAGACCTATGATATATGGAAACTGATTAAATCAGAAAAAGACACGTCCAGGGTATTGTCAATAAGTGAAGAAAATTTTATCCCGGTTCGCAAGGCCATAGAATCCCATATCAACAGGTCGTATATGAAAGCAATCCAGGCGCCGCTTGGGGTAAAGCCCCGGCTGGTTACGTGGATGGAGATTGACTAGATATTGTGATACTTATAAAAGGTATCTTTATCCATATAGTTTTTTATTTGACCTAAATCCCTTAGATATTTTATATTAATTGCAGTATCAAGCTTTTTAAATCCCTTGTTTATTTCTCTTAATTTTTTTTCTATTTTTTTAAAATATTTTTTGTTACGATCATTCAATATGACAATAGTATCCTCCAAATAAAAAGAAACCATTGTCATAATCTCAACAAATCTAAATATCTTTAGAATGACATCATACAACAAATCAAACAGTATTTGATCATTTAAAGGCTGCGTGTATATTAACTGGATATATTTCTTATAGTTTGTTAGTGATTCTTTCAAATTATATGCACATGTTTTATATAGTATACTATTACCAAAAATAGTGATATATAATGTAATAATGTTATTATCTCTTTTATTAAACGATAAGTAGTTTCTCGAATTAAATAAACAAATATTATCCGAACTATCTAATGCATCATATTCAAAAAAGACTATATCAATATTACTAATTAGAAATAATACGCTTATATATTCTTGCTTATTTTGATCTTCCTTATATTTGGATACAACATTAAAAATATTTTTCCGTATTAATTCTCTAAATTGAACGTTATTTGAAAAATCAACAATATGCTTAGTATTAATTTCCCATATATTTATAAATTCTTTAAATTCTATTATTTTTGATATCTCACCGATTAATATTGATGAAATATGATTTGCTTCCGTAAGTATTGTATTAAAGTTTCTAGCAAGTTTTTGCATGATCATGTTATAATTTTTTATTTGCAAATTAAAATTTTCTACAGCATCATTAAATATTTGTTTATTTTCTTTTTTAGAAGTTAGAAAATATTCAATTAACAATGTTGTTATACCAAATACCAATGGCAAAAAACCAATAATTATATTAACCACTAGGCCTTCGGTCATATTTAGTTTTATCATTATTTTATTACGAATAAATAATAACAAAATTGGTAAGACAGAAGGAACTAACACTATCGGTAATAAAATATATTTAGTTTTTTTTGATTGGTTTCTTAAGCCCTTTATTATACTGTTGCTATTTTGTTTTTCCGTCTTTTTCAATATTATAAAAACTCCTTAGACTACAGTACTTTATTATAGGTATAGAATTCAAGTATCAAGTCTTGGCCTTAAGTACAGATTAAACATTCTTGAAAATCAGTACCAATGTACCCTACATTTTCTCTTGACATTCGTTATACCCTTGGTTATACTTATTAGGTATGAAAACCGCAATTTCCATTGAAGACCGGGTTTACAGCGTAGCCGAGGATGCAGCAGACCGGATGGGCCTGACCCGAAGCAAGCTCTATACCCTGGCTATAGAAGAGTACCTGCGGAACCACAGCCCGGATATTCTGTTAAAGCAGCTTAACGAAGTCTACGGCAGAGAAAATTCCACTTTAGATGATGACATTCAACAAACTCAATCGGCTTTGTTTGCCGGGGAAGACTGGTAATGGTTCGTGGTGAAATCTGGTGGGCGGAACTGCCACCGCCCAGGGGTTCGGAACCTGCAAAACGGCGGCCTGTTTTGGTCATCCAGGGGGATACGTATAACCGTAGCGCCCTTAATACGGTTATTTGCGCGGTTCTTACCTCAAACCTGGAACTTGCCAAGGCGCCGCCAAATTTTCTGCTGGAGAAGGCAGTTTCCGGTCTGGAAAAAACATCGGTTATTAATTTCTCCCAAATTTTCACTATTGATAAATCGTATTTTTTAGAACAGGTTTCTATGCTTCCCAAAAGCGTCATTGAAAAAATCAATGCGGGGATAAAGCAGATATTTGAGCTTCCGTAATAAGAGGGGCGTACTAATGGCAACAGAGATAAAAGAAGTACACAATCTCAAGACCTTGCTTTCCTACTGTGGGGAACATTTAAATTGGAATATTGCCTTAGACGACCTCGAAGACATTGACGATGTTACCTACGACTTTGAAGCCAGGGACATCCATCTTAAGCCGGAAGAATTTGCCCGGATTAACTCCCTTAAACAACTCCGTCCCCTTAATGACAAACAGCCCTGGGGAATATTTGCCCTTGATTTTGAAAGCAAACGGTTTGAAGTTACCAGCCTTCGCAAAGTTCTTTCCGGTCTTATCCCTAAACGCCGTAACCGCGACCACGCGGTATGGGATAAAAAGAACCTGCTTTTCTTCTGTTTCTGGGGTGAAAAAAACAACCGGACCTTTGGGGCAGTGTATTTTGAGGATAAGGCGGCTGGATTGCCCCGGATAAAAACATTTTATTGTAATCCCCGTCTTGAAGATGCCAGGCAACTGCACAATTTTGAAGAAAAGCTAAAGCATTTAAGCTGGCCTCTTAATCCGTCCGACTCTAAGGTCTGGGTAGAAACATGGTCCACAGCTTTTACTACTGTTTATCATCAAACGATACGTGATTCCATTACCTTAACGGCCGAGCTTTCCTCTATCGCCAGGGTGATACAAAAACGTATCCTTGAAATATTCGCCATTGAGACCGAGACCGGGTATGTTCATGAACTGTATACACGATACCGAAAAACCCTTATCCATGATATGACCGCCGAACAGTTTGCCGATATGTATGCCCAGACCATGGTCTATGGCTTATTTTCTGCCCGTTGTATGAGTACAGAGGAGCATTTCGATCCCAAGCAGGCTATTGACGCTATTCCCAGCACGAATCCTTTTTTGCAAAAATTGCTCAAGGAATCTTTTACCAAACGACACGGATTGTCCTTTGATGAACTTGATTTGGGTGATATAACCCTCTTGTTACAAAATACCGATACCGTTCATATCCTTGAAGATTTTAACCGACAGACCGGCGGCGGCAGGGAAGACCCGGTTATTTATTTTTATGAAGGGTTCCTGAACGCCTATGAAAAAGAACAGAAAAAGCGGCGTGGCGTTTATTATACCCCCCAACCGGTTGTCAACTTTATGGTTCGGGCCGTTGACGATATCCTGAAAACCGAGTTCGGTATAAAAGACGGGCTTGCTTCAACCGAAACAAAAACTATCATGGCCAAAGGAAAAGGAAAGAAAGAAGAAAGCCCCCAGGTCGTACCGGCTATTCAAATCCTGGACCCCGCAACCGGTACAGGAACTTTTCTGCGGCAGATAATTCTTCAAATATGGGAAAATTTTAAATGTACACGTACCGGGGCTACTAAAAAATCTATAGAGAATCAATGGAATTACTATGTCAAAAATCATCTCCTACCCCGTCTTAACGGCTTTGAATTGATGATGGCTCCCTATGCCGTTGCCCACATGAAACTGGCAATAGCCCTGCAGGAAACTGGTTATGCCTTTGATGAAGACCAGGAACACCCTGACCGGGTAAAGGTGTTCCTTACCAATTCCCTGGAAGAAGCCGACAAAGAAGGCGGCCAGGGCATGATGTTTGAACATGACGCCCTGGCGGAAGAATCATTAGCCGCAAGGGAAACCAAAAAGAACAAGGGAATTAATGTGGTGATTGGGAATCCGCCGTATAGCGGAGAAAGCGCCAATAAGGGTGAATGGATCATGTCCCTGATGGAGGATTATAAAAAAGAACCGGGCGGGGTCGAAAAGTTAAACGAGCGGAATCCCAAATGGATAAATGATGATTATGTCAAATTTATCCGCTATGCACAGAAATATATTGAACGTTCTGGGTCAGGGATTGTTGCATATATCAATAATCATAGTTTTCTGGATAATCCAACCTTTCGAGGTATGCGCTGGAATTTGTTAAAATCCTTCGACAAAATTTATATCATTGATTTACATGGCAATAGCAAAAAGAAAGAAACAACGCCTGACGGCGATAAAGATGAAAATGTTTTTGATATTCAGCAAGGTGTAAGTATAAATATATTTGTAAAAAACGGAAAGAAAAACGCTGACGATTTAGCTGAAGCGTTTCATTTTGATTTATATGGGCTACGAGATGAAAAATACGATTTTCTTAATAAGAACAGAATTAATCTATTAAAGTGGAATAAAATATCATTACAATATTCACAATATTTTTTGACACAAAAAATATTTGACAACAAAAATGTATATGATAATGGATTTTATATAAAAAATTTATTACAGATTCATTCAGTAGGTATTGTAACATCAAGTGATTCTATATTTATTAATAGTGATAAAAAACTACTCATAAATAATATTAAACAACACTTTTCCATAGAGCCTGACAAGAAATTGATTAGATCCATTAATTATCGAATATTTGATACTCAATATATATATTATGATACCGAAAAGATCGAAAGAGCAAGAACTACTATTATGCGACATTTATTTTACAAAGAGAATATTGGTTTAATAATAGGGCGCCAAGGACAAGTAGTTGGCTCTATGGCATGGAATTTGTCTTTTTTATCAACTCAAATTACAGACTTTAATCTTTATTATAGAGGCGGTGGGGTAATATTCCCTCTTTATCTCTATCCCGATGAAGGCTATTCAAAAAAGGGCAAGCAATCCCGCCGCCCGAACCTGGACCAAATGCTTGTTAATGAGATTGCCGATAAACTCAGTCTTTCCTTTGAAAACGAAAAGTCCGGGGACAAGGATAAGTTTGCCCCTATAGACCTCTTGGATTATATCTATGCGGTCCTCCATTCCCCCAAATACCGAGAAACGTACAAGGAATTTCTCAAGATCGACTTCCCTCGTATTCCCTATCCTACGGATAAAAAAGTATTTTGGAAACTGGTTGCCCTGGGCGGGGAACTCCGGCAGCTTCATCTTTTGGAAAGTCCCCTGTTCAGCAAAGTTGATTCAGAAGAGGCTGCCGGGAAGGTTCCGGTGGATAAACCCAGGTATGAAGATGGGAAGGTCTTTATCAATGACGGCTTTTACTTTCCCGATGTCCTGCAAGCCGCTTGGGAGTTCTATATCGGCGGGTACCAGCCTGCCCAAAAGTGGCTCAAAGACCGCAAGGGACAGATTTTGAGCGGCGAGGATGTCAAGCATTACCGGAAGATCATCATGGCACTGACAGAAACAGGGCGGGTAATGAGGGAAATTGATAAAGTTGGGGTTGTATAAAGGTTGGGTAAGAGGAATATTATGATATATCATTATTGCAGTGTAGAAAATTTTATGAAAATTATTCAATCAAAAGAGATATGGCTTTTCAACACCAGACAAATGAATGATTTTCAAGAAACCCATTGGATAGATCATTTTATACTTGAGCATCTTTCTGAAAATCAAAAAATACTGGGACCGGAAAAGATTGACATGCTTTTGAAGCAATATAGTATTAATAACTGGTGGTCATATATTGCATGCTTTTCAAATGATGGGGATAAGTTAAGCCAATGGCGTGCATACGCAAATAATGCCACAGGATTTTCTATTGGATTTAATGAAGAAAAAATAGGTATAGAAAAAAAGATGCCGGGAATGGGAGGCCATTGGACCGTAGGTACCGGATATCACGAATGTATATATGATGAAATTCAGCAGAGGAATATTGTCAATTCTATTTTGGATATCGATAAATTGAAGAATGAAAGTAATGAAATGGCAGCATACAATGTAATGCCTTTACGTTTTAACTCGCTTGTTTTTAAAAACCCAAAATTCGTTGAAGAACAAGAAATTAGGTTGATGCACGTACCTGCGGTATTTACCGATAATAATAATGCTAGTGTCTTAATGGGAAATATTTCAGAAGTCAATTTTATTTGCAAGAACAATGACATTTCCTCCTATTTTAAACTGAAATTAGAAGAAAAATTTACATCTGATCTAATATCCAATATATTCATGGGACCCAAATGCAAGATTGATATAGGGGATCTACAATTTTTCCTTGCTGAAAATGGATTGAAAAAAACGCAAATTGAACGGTCAAGGGCATCCTATATATAAATGAAATTATTAATTTTGCTATGAATAAATTATCGCACGGAGCAAGAAAATGAACAACATAATAGATTATAATGTAATTGTTATGCAAATTAAAGACATCATGGCCCATGCCCGGTTGCGCATGAAATCAATGGCAGTCATCTAAAAACTTGTTGGGAGATAGGCCATATTATTGTTGAGTATGAACAAAACGGGAATATTAAGGCTGAATATGGAAAGTAACTTCTTCCGGAAATATCAAAACGACTGACCCGCGAATTAGGATCCGGTTTTTCCCGGTCAAATCTTCAAAACATGCGTAATTTTTACCTGGACATTCAGGATCATGTATCCATAATATGAAAAATCTTTTGCAGACATCCTCAAGCTGTGAAATCATCATCGACTACAACAACAGATTTAGGGTATTTTATCCCATTTTTCCCATCTATAATTTTTTGCTGATCGTCCCATTTCTAACTAATATAATAATCGGCAATATAGTACCACCTTTACCGGTAGGAGCAAAATTGTTAAAAAACTCATAATCAAGTTTGTCATTTGTAAACTATTTCCCTCTTTGAACTAGCCCAATCGTTCAATAATTTCAAAACAATCCTTCCCATACAAATAATCCTCATCGGTCTCATCAATAATCCTATACCACCCCCTCTCGATATCCAACACATCATATATCCTTCCGTGGGTCAAAGTCATAGGAGTCGATTTGCCAAGGAAACGGACTTTTAGGACTGGGGCAATAACGAATATTTCAGGTTGAAATACACAATCCACATCTTTATCATCCAGAAGCCGGTAATAATAATCATCCACAACTTCGATAACCTTATAAATCTTATCTCGTGTCAATGAACCCGGTCGGGTATCAGTTAAGCACTTAACAAACATCTACCATTACCTTTTTTATCTCGCCATAAAAATCTGTTTTATCCGCCCTTTGCGGCAAACCCGATACCTGTCCATCCCCCAATTCAATTATGGTTAAACCGCCATCCGCTTTACGGGCAATATCCATGGTAAAGAAATTACTCTGAACAGTTTTGACTATTTCCTCAAATTATCCCAATACAGGTTTCGCGCAGTCATAGTCGCCTTCCTCCCAATAAATGGCAGACTTCATCATTTCCGATGGCTTTATCCTTTTAAGGGCGTCATGAAAATTACCTTCAACCAATGCATCATAATTACATAAATATACCCCTTCCCCGACAATTCATTACCCGTACCTCTTCTTTTAACATTTTAACCCCAATGGTCATATTGTTTTTAAGCAGTTCCATAGGTGGGAGGGTGTTTTCTGGACAGCCGTTTTTATTTACCGGAAGTCCGCCGTAGATCGTATCTCGTCGCAGTACTCGCAGCGGTAGGTCCCCAGCACCGGATCCTCCAGGTGGAAGATATGCGGTACGTAGGCTTCGGTGGAAGTAACGCACCGGGGATTCTTGCAGATCAGGATGTCCTCTACCCGCTCGGGGAGCTGGAGCTTTATCTTTTCGGTGATCACTTCATTTTCAATGATATTAACGGTGATATCCGGATCGATGAGCCCCAGGAGTTCATAGTTGATAGCAATGGTGTTATCGATCTTGATGATATCCTTCTTGCCCATGTGCCGGGAACTGGCGTTAACCACAAAGGCCACCGTGTAGGGCGCCTTGCCGAGACCGAGCCAGTTGAAGATCCGTATGCCCTGGCCTGCTTTTATATGATCAATAACGATGCCGTTCTTTATCTTTGCTATGTTAAGCATTTTACACCACCCCTAACAGTGAGGATAACAGGGCCATACGCACGTACATACCGTACTTTGCCTGCTTAAAATAGGCTGCCCGGGGGTCCCCGTCCACCTCCAGGGCAATCTCGTTAACCCGCGGCAGGGGGTGGAGGATGATCATATCATCCCTGGCGGCCTTCATTTTTTCCATGGTGAGAATATAACTATCCTTGAGGCGGATGTAGTCTTCCTCGTTGAAGAACCGTTCCCGCTGAACCCGGGTCATATAGAGTACGTCCAGGTCCCCCATCACCTTTTCCAGATGGTCCGTCTCAAGGTACTCGGTCCCGGTTTTTTTCAGAATCCCCTGGGTTATATAGTCCGGAACATTGAGCTCCGGCGGGGAAATGAAGATAAGCCGTATCCCCGTGTACCGGGACAGGGCCTTAGCCAGGGAATGGACGGTACGGCCGAACTTGAGGTCCCCGCAGAACCCCACGGTAAGCCCGTCAAAATGCCCCCGCAAGCGGCGGATGGTAAGCAGGTCCGTCAGGGTCTGGGTAGGGTGATGATGCCCTCCATCGCCGCCGTTCACCACCGGTACCTCGGCATAGCGGGAAGCCACCATGGCGGCCCCTTCCTTGGGGTTCCGCATGACAATGGCGTCGGCATAGCAGGATACGGTACGGATGGTATCCGCCAGGCTCTCCCCCTTGGAGGCGGAACTGGAGCCGGGCTCGGCGAAGCCCAGGCAGGCCCCCCCCAGGCGCAGCATGGCCGCCTCAAAACTCAGCCGGGTTCGGGTACTGGGTTCAAAAAACAGGGTTGCCAGCAGCTTTCCCCGGCAGCTTTCCCGCAGATACAGCGGATCCGCCTCGATTTTTTCCGCCAAAGTAAAGAGTTCGGCCATTTCTTCTATGCTGAAATTGCCGGGTTCCACCAAATGACGCCCTTTAAGCATGTCCCCTCCCCGCGATTATCGCATTATGCAAAAAAAAACCGCCCCAAAAGGCGGATATTCATACAAAAATAAAAAACGGGCCGCACGGAACTAAACGCCGACCGCCATAACAAGCAAACAGAATCTGTTTTGTCATAATTACTTCCATAATTTCCATAAACTACGGTATTATATCAGAGGGACTTGGAAAAGGCAAGCCCCCGGGATATGCTTTACGGTATGGAGATTAATAAGGGGCAGCTAATACTATGGATAGCTCGATAATTCTGTTTTTTCTCTCCATCATTATCTTCACTGTTGTTTTCTATATATTGGCCCTGCTCTGGTTTACCGATACGCGTAACCGCCGGCTGACGGGCTTTTTTACCCTGGGCGCCGCCATCGCCCTCGGGATCTTTTTTAACGCCATCGACATGGTTATCAGGATGGAACTGTTACCCTTCGTCTTTACCCTGCGTTCCATTGCCCTGTCGGCATTCCCCTACTGCGTCTTTGCCTTTGCCCGGTCTCTTACGGACATCAAGTTCTTTAAATCCAAAACGATCAATGCAATAAGTTGGATTTTGCTGGTTCTGGATATCCTTATCATCCTGACCAACTCCCTGCATCACC from Treponema primitia ZAS-1 encodes:
- a CDS encoding DUF2971 domain-containing protein, with the translated sequence MKIIQSKEIWLFNTRQMNDFQETHWIDHFILEHLSENQKILGPEKIDMLLKQYSINNWWSYIACFSNDGDKLSQWRAYANNATGFSIGFNEEKIGIEKKMPGMGGHWTVGTGYHECIYDEIQQRNIVNSILDIDKLKNESNEMAAYNVMPLRFNSLVFKNPKFVEEQEIRLMHVPAVFTDNNNASVLMGNISEVNFICKNNDISSYFKLKLEEKFTSDLISNIFMGPKCKIDIGDLQFFLAENGLKKTQIERSRASYI
- a CDS encoding type ISP restriction/modification enzyme, whose protein sequence is MTAEQFADMYAQTMVYGLFSARCMSTEEHFDPKQAIDAIPSTNPFLQKLLKESFTKRHGLSFDELDLGDITLLLQNTDTVHILEDFNRQTGGGREDPVIYFYEGFLNAYEKEQKKRRGVYYTPQPVVNFMVRAVDDILKTEFGIKDGLASTETKTIMAKGKGKKEESPQVVPAIQILDPATGTGTFLRQIILQIWENFKCTRTGATKKSIENQWNYYVKNHLLPRLNGFELMMAPYAVAHMKLAIALQETGYAFDEDQEHPDRVKVFLTNSLEEADKEGGQGMMFEHDALAEESLAARETKKNKGINVVIGNPPYSGESANKGEWIMSLMEDYKKEPGGVEKLNERNPKWINDDYVKFIRYAQKYIERSGSGIVAYINNHSFLDNPTFRGMRWNLLKSFDKIYIIDLHGNSKKKETTPDGDKDENVFDIQQGVSINIFVKNGKKNADDLAEAFHFDLYGLRDEKYDFLNKNRINLLKWNKISLQYSQYFLTQKIFDNKNVYDNGFYIKNLLQIHSVGIVTSSDSIFINSDKKLLINNIKQHFSIEPDKKLIRSINYRIFDTQYIYYDTEKIERARTTIMRHLFYKENIGLIIGRQGQVVGSMAWNLSFLSTQITDFNLYYRGGGVIFPLYLYPDEGYSKKGKQSRRPNLDQMLVNEIADKLSLSFENEKSGDKDKFAPIDLLDYIYAVLHSPKYRETYKEFLKIDFPRIPYPTDKKVFWKLVALGGELRQLHLLESPLFSKVDSEEAAGKVPVDKPRYEDGKVFINDGFYFPDVLQAAWEFYIGGYQPAQKWLKDRKGQILSGEDVKHYRKIIMALTETGRVMREIDKVGVV
- a CDS encoding ATP-grasp domain-containing protein gives rise to the protein MVKTVQSNFFTMDIARKADGGLTIIELGDGQVSGLPQRADKTDFYGEIKKVMVDVC
- a CDS encoding type II toxin-antitoxin system PemK/MazF family toxin — encoded protein: MVRGEIWWAELPPPRGSEPAKRRPVLVIQGDTYNRSALNTVICAVLTSNLELAKAPPNFLLEKAVSGLEKTSVINFSQIFTIDKSYFLEQVSMLPKSVIEKINAGIKQIFELP
- the pyrB gene encoding aspartate carbamoyltransferase, giving the protein MLKGRHLVEPGNFSIEEMAELFTLAEKIEADPLYLRESCRGKLLATLFFEPSTRTRLSFEAAMLRLGGACLGFAEPGSSSASKGESLADTIRTVSCYADAIVMRNPKEGAAMVASRYAEVPVVNGGDGGHHHPTQTLTDLLTIRRLRGHFDGLTVGFCGDLKFGRTVHSLAKALSRYTGIRLIFISPPELNVPDYITQGILKKTGTEYLETDHLEKVMGDLDVLYMTRVQRERFFNEEDYIRLKDSYILTMEKMKAARDDMIILHPLPRVNEIALEVDGDPRAAYFKQAKYGMYVRMALLSSLLGVV
- a CDS encoding aspartate carbamoyltransferase regulatory subunit, with protein sequence MLNIAKIKNGIVIDHIKAGQGIRIFNWLGLGKAPYTVAFVVNASSRHMGKKDIIKIDNTIAINYELLGLIDPDITVNIIENEVITEKIKLQLPERVEDILICKNPRCVTSTEAYVPHIFHLEDPVLGTYRCEYCDEIRSTADFR